In a single window of the Ferviditalea candida genome:
- a CDS encoding sugar ABC transporter substrate-binding protein: MSGKTWLLFVFSMILLAFVLFGQLMDRPDQGVSSREWQANRDSGGQTSGTKPESDSKTLKVAVSMSTAEFTALQKINQAYEENHPGADISLQNIPGNEAYSSIKSAAQSGVLPDILLIPNGWVNEFAASGFLSYRTEDFFTGRNQANELEPLVSQMKWNGYIWGIPKDADPYVLVWNKTVLSQKGLDGPPNTPQEFLSSLQLLAGPEENAPMVYIDPEDPYALISLVWALGGDWAGEGSSSPDGKKAAGLDKLLEAVYTPTIKKADKKQEKAQDKLLGKYIFPKRSDPWAALNQGSFAMMIARASDFLNHRSAGIGVSMLPAVRKGESVKAGWLDGRSFCVAAQSDAVTEAFDWIKAVTAEKNQEIFLTEANILPAAAAVLDTQAGKDKNLQEIRQAVKAGRVLQADPFSPQKFTQMRESMRGFYEGRTSAEELAKAVDRIWLRTPGNESGTASGITPGVHGATAPN, from the coding sequence ATGTCCGGAAAGACCTGGCTGCTGTTTGTGTTTTCGATGATTTTGCTTGCCTTTGTGCTGTTTGGTCAATTAATGGACCGCCCCGACCAAGGGGTCTCTTCTCGGGAATGGCAAGCAAACAGGGACAGCGGCGGCCAAACGTCTGGAACCAAGCCGGAAAGCGACAGCAAGACGTTAAAAGTGGCAGTGTCGATGAGCACCGCGGAGTTCACCGCTTTGCAGAAAATCAATCAGGCCTATGAAGAGAATCATCCGGGCGCGGACATTTCCCTGCAGAACATTCCGGGGAATGAAGCCTATTCCTCGATAAAGTCGGCCGCGCAATCTGGAGTGCTGCCGGACATTTTGCTGATTCCAAACGGGTGGGTCAACGAGTTTGCCGCGTCCGGATTTTTATCCTATCGAACGGAGGACTTTTTTACCGGCCGGAATCAGGCGAACGAACTGGAGCCGCTGGTTTCTCAGATGAAATGGAACGGCTATATTTGGGGGATACCGAAAGATGCGGATCCGTATGTGTTGGTATGGAATAAAACGGTCCTGTCCCAAAAAGGTCTTGACGGTCCCCCAAATACACCGCAAGAATTTCTGTCGAGCCTTCAGCTTTTGGCGGGCCCGGAAGAAAACGCGCCGATGGTGTACATAGATCCGGAGGATCCTTATGCGCTGATTTCGCTGGTTTGGGCTTTGGGCGGCGATTGGGCGGGAGAAGGTTCTTCCTCGCCGGATGGCAAGAAAGCTGCCGGATTGGATAAATTGCTCGAAGCGGTTTATACTCCGACGATCAAAAAGGCGGACAAAAAGCAGGAAAAAGCGCAGGACAAGCTCTTGGGCAAATACATCTTTCCCAAGCGATCCGATCCGTGGGCGGCCTTGAATCAGGGCAGTTTTGCGATGATGATCGCAAGGGCATCCGATTTTTTGAATCATCGGAGTGCCGGGATAGGCGTCAGCATGCTGCCTGCAGTTCGCAAGGGGGAATCCGTCAAGGCAGGATGGCTGGATGGGAGAAGCTTTTGCGTTGCCGCCCAATCGGATGCGGTGACAGAGGCGTTTGACTGGATTAAAGCGGTCACAGCCGAAAAGAATCAGGAGATCTTCCTGACGGAAGCGAACATCCTTCCCGCGGCGGCGGCGGTATTGGATACACAGGCCGGGAAGGATAAAAATCTGCAGGAAATCCGTCAGGCCGTCAAAGCAGGCAGAGTGCTGCAAGCAGACCCGTTTTCGCCGCAAAAATTCACCCAAATGAGGGAAAGCATGCGCGGTTTTTATGAAGGCCGGACTTCAGCCGAAGAGCTTGCTAAAGCCGTTGACCGAATTTGGCTCAGAACCCCGGGGAATGAATCCGGCACGGCTTCCGGCATCACTCCGGGGGTTCATGGAGCTACTGCCCCAAATTAA